atttgttgttgttgaggttGAGCATAAACATTCACAACAGAACACAGCTATTAGCACAAACAAACAAGACAAAGCACCAACCCCAAAGCATAACACTCTTAAGATACTCTCTTCATTCCAACTTCAACtctaacacacacacacacacactatgGAACTATTTCTTGGAAGAATCACTCACTCCTAACAACAACACAACATTATCATGGCTTCAACACCTCTTGTCTTCTCCACCTTTCTCTCTTCCAAACTCTTCCAAACTTCCcacaatcatcatcatcatcctccaCCCCTTAATTCTtttccatcttcttctttaTCCTACAAATCAAAACAGAGTTTACATTATTTCCATTCAAAGCCACTGTTGTTTTCTCCAAAACTAATCACACGAGCTGCTTCTGAAGAACGTGCTAGTGAAGTCATAGATTCTGATTTGGTGGGTGAGGATTCTGCAACCTTTGACCTTAAAAATCAGAAACTTTCTTCTTGGTTTTACTTCACTGCAATTTTGGGAGTGGTTCTGTTTGTTCTTAATGTGATTTGGATTGATGATTCAACTGGGTTTGGTACTGCTTTTGTTGATTCCATTTCAGGAATTTCAGATAGTCATGAGGTCAttaattattttcctttttcttttcttttctttttttgttgtttttttattttcatagacTGTTTAATTCCATTGCCACTTCAAATTGATGAAAGATTGAGTTTTGTGGTTGATAATTTTATGTATCATCATTCTATTCTGAAATCGCTTGTGTGATCAAAAACCAAAATTGAAGACTTTGCTTTCAAATTTCATTATTTAAGGATAATATGTTGTCTGTTAATTTCAGTTGAAGAAACCAAAATTCTACTTTTGAATTGTGACAGGGAATTCTCATGGTTGTTTCAACCAAGAAAACCTAGAACATTTTAGAATTGTAAATAGTAGTTCAAGCTTGACAAAATTAACCACAACCAAACCAAGGGAAACAACATTTTGTTCACTGCTAAACTAAGACATGAATGTTGAGGCAATGTCGTAATGCAAAGCATTGACTTTGGTTTTCAACACTCAGGGTGGAGATAATCTTGAAATTGTTCATGTTATTTTAGGCATAAAAAAATCTAACACAAACTATGTAGCACCGGCACTTTAGATTGAAGCCATGTCTGGTGTCCGATACCGACACATGGGATTACatttaattatatcattttctcaaattattatccgTGGCAGTGTCGTGTCTGGTGTTTGTGCTTGTGCTTGTATCAGTGCTTCACAGAATACAAATTTCTCATGCAGGCATTAACATATTGTCTATTCTTTTAGTAATATGCAATGGACTTGGATTCATAACTCATTGCTGACCCTTTGAAGTGTTCCACTCTGCAGGTTGTTATGTTGGTCCTGGTTCTCATATTTGCGGGTGTCCACAGTGGCCTGGCCAGCTTCCGTGACACCGGTGAGAAACTCATTGGAGAGCGAGGTTACCGTGTTCTTTTTGCAGGAACGTCGCTACCTTTAGCTCTCACCATGATTGTGAgtctttgcaaaaaaaattcttataagcTGCAGAAAAACTTCAATATCCCCAATATCTTGTGCCCATATATATCCCTTCTCTTGTACCATAATATGATGGACAAAACTTAGGTACAGTGCTAGTGTTCTCTACTAAAAATACAGTATCTGTCAACAACAATTTTGAAAGGGTCTGGAAAAAACTGTCCCTTTGTGATAGGAACCGGAAGAACATAACTTATGGCACTACATCTAAGTTTTGTCCCTATGCGATTGCTTTATTTGTTTCGGACCCCTAGTCTTTTTATCAGGACAATTGAACCTCAATCATATTTCAAACTAAACATGCTTATATATGTTTTGCTTTATGATGCAGGTGTATTTTATTAATCATAGATATGATGGAGTTCAGCTCTGGCAGCTCCAAGATGTTCCCGGCGTACATCAACTTGTGTGGCTATCTAATTTCATCTCGTTCTTGTTCCTATATCCTTCAACCTTTAATCTTTTAGAGGTTGCAGCAGTTGACAAGCCTAAATTGCATCTATATGAAACTGGAATTATGAGAATAACCAGGCATCCACAGGTAtaaacaaatccaaacaattTCATATATCAAAATAGAAATTGTAAGACACCGGTGAATTTGACGTTATTCttaattaagttttttgtttttgtatcaAGATGGTTGGACAGGTTATGTGGTGTCTTGCACATACAGTTTGGATTGGAAATTCTGTGGCGGTTGCGGCTTCATTCGCCTTAATTGCACACCATTTATTCGGTGTTTGGAATGGAGATAGGAAACTGTCTGAAAGATATGGGGAAGATTTTGAGATAGTTAAGGGTAGAACAAGTGTTGTACCTTTTGCAGCAATACTTGATGGAAGACAAAAGTTACCAAAAGATTTCTACAAGGAGTTCATTCGATTACCATATTTTACAATCACTGCCTTAACATTAGGAGCTTACTTTGCACATCCACTTATGCGGGCAGCTAGTTTCAATCTTCATTGGTAGTTTAAAATGTTATGTTTATAGGTAGATACTAGTAATAATGCCACACTTTGTAGTATAAACATACCGATGGATAGTGAAAACATCAGAAAGGATTAAGAAATTGATTGAGAACTCTTTTGGTTTACAACAGATTAATTGATAAGTTGATCATGTGCACATCTAAAATCTCATCTCTTATAGTTTTGAACTCAACACTAACCTCCCTTTCAATTAACCTTGTTAGTTCACCGTCAATTATTTgtagaataatgctagcaacacattctttaacaaacacactacaacacactctcttttattggttgaaattcacatgggtctcacaaaaaaatgtggacccatataacttttatgggacccatataaattttaaccaatagaagagagtgtgttagagtgtgtttattaaagagtgtgttgctagcactcctcttattTGTAAATTAACTCACCTCCTTTCATATTTTCATTCACCTCACACTGGTTGCAAGTGTGTTTGTAGAATCTTTAATTTCGATTAAGTAACCTATCTGTATAATTGCCTTTGATTTTCTTTGTATTAAATATCAATGGGTTCATCTTTTTACTATGCTTAATGGTGTCGTCGTTTCACGCATTGAGC
This portion of the Trifolium pratense cultivar HEN17-A07 linkage group LG3, ARS_RC_1.1, whole genome shotgun sequence genome encodes:
- the LOC123914250 gene encoding 15-cis-zeta-carotene isomerase, chloroplastic-like, which translates into the protein MASTPLVFSTFLSSKLFQTSHNHHHHPPPLNSFPSSSLSYKSKQSLHYFHSKPLLFSPKLITRAASEERASEVIDSDLVGEDSATFDLKNQKLSSWFYFTAILGVVLFVLNVIWIDDSTGFGTAFVDSISGISDSHEVVMLVLVLIFAGVHSGLASFRDTGEKLIGERGYRVLFAGTSLPLALTMIVYFINHRYDGVQLWQLQDVPGVHQLVWLSNFISFLFLYPSTFNLLEVAAVDKPKLHLYETGIMRITRHPQMVGQVMWCLAHTVWIGNSVAVAASFALIAHHLFGVWNGDRKLSERYGEDFEIVKGRTSVVPFAAILDGRQKLPKDFYKEFIRLPYFTITALTLGAYFAHPLMRAASFNLHW